From the Pseudomonas baltica genome, one window contains:
- a CDS encoding TIM barrel protein yields MNHCVHALDSFFYSSMGVYAFETQCAMLADLGYDGITVSVWGGTPLTDLTLLPQVRERHGLKVEGLYLVLHEGRNDHLLRKVVETVEGVELIELAVQTSINGNAAILRFIESLLPIAERRGLRIALYPHLHHVTQTTSQVVQICEHFNHPRLGASFNAYHWYASQEGQLEQRLQAMKPWLMQVVTSGSALSQLGWGGAATMEPVDRGEMDNFAVIDALNRVGYTGSIGVLGWDYGGDIYLKLQRCLTTLRDIDRRLQAHPTWAPLRADA; encoded by the coding sequence ATGAATCACTGTGTCCATGCGCTCGACTCGTTTTTTTACTCGTCGATGGGCGTCTATGCCTTCGAGACCCAATGCGCGATGCTCGCCGACCTCGGCTACGATGGCATCACCGTTTCCGTCTGGGGCGGCACGCCTTTGACCGACCTGACCCTCTTGCCACAAGTCCGCGAACGCCACGGGCTCAAAGTCGAAGGGCTTTACCTGGTGCTGCATGAAGGCCGCAACGACCACCTGCTGCGCAAGGTCGTCGAAACCGTCGAGGGCGTCGAACTGATCGAATTGGCCGTGCAGACCTCCATCAACGGTAACGCCGCGATCCTGCGTTTCATTGAATCGTTGCTGCCGATCGCCGAGCGGCGCGGCTTGCGCATCGCCCTCTATCCGCACCTTCATCACGTGACACAGACCACCAGCCAAGTGGTGCAGATCTGCGAACACTTCAACCACCCCCGTCTGGGCGCCTCTTTCAATGCCTACCACTGGTATGCCAGCCAGGAAGGCCAGCTTGAACAACGGCTGCAGGCGATGAAACCGTGGCTGATGCAGGTGGTGACTTCCGGCAGCGCGCTATCGCAACTGGGCTGGGGCGGTGCCGCCACCATGGAGCCGGTCGACCGCGGCGAAATGGACAACTTTGCAGTGATCGACGCCCTGAACCGTGTCGGCTACACCGGCAGCATCGGTGTACTGGGTTGGGATTACGGCGGGGATATCTACCTCAAGCTGCAACGTTGCCTCACGACCTTGCGAGACATTGACCGACGTCTGCAGGCGCATCCGACCTGGGCACCCTTACGCGCAGACGCCTGA
- a CDS encoding LLM class flavin-dependent oxidoreductase, whose protein sequence is MTALSVLDLMMIGEGNTFANTLNDAVALAQHVEAHGYKRYWVAEHHDLPGIASSATTLLIQHLAAATTTLRVGSGGIMLPNHSPLAVAEQFGTLDTLFPGRIDLGVGRAPGSAGAAIRALRGDATERDFEQDVQQLTGYLADDGSQPVRAIPGDHSLPLWLLGSSPNSADMAARNGLPYAFASHFAPRFLMQAIEHYRSTFRPSAVLDRPYVIAGANVFAAPDRAEAEFLASSHQHWVHDLYSGKPGPLPLPTEGFMRGLSDYERHNLFQAMSCTAVGDVEDVGNWLRQFIATTQADEVIIDARIHDSQARCLSYQLAAESIGDLLD, encoded by the coding sequence ATGACTGCCTTATCCGTACTTGACTTGATGATGATCGGCGAAGGCAACACCTTCGCCAATACACTGAACGATGCCGTAGCGCTGGCCCAGCACGTCGAAGCGCACGGCTACAAACGCTACTGGGTCGCCGAGCACCACGATTTGCCGGGGATCGCTTCCAGCGCCACAACCTTGCTGATTCAACACCTGGCTGCGGCGACTACCACGTTGCGCGTCGGGTCCGGCGGCATCATGCTGCCCAACCACTCGCCGCTGGCCGTGGCCGAACAATTCGGCACGCTGGACACGCTGTTTCCCGGGCGCATTGACCTCGGCGTTGGACGTGCACCGGGCTCGGCCGGGGCCGCGATTCGCGCGTTGCGCGGGGATGCCACGGAACGCGATTTCGAGCAAGACGTGCAGCAACTGACCGGCTACCTCGCCGACGATGGCAGTCAGCCGGTCCGGGCAATTCCAGGCGATCACAGCCTACCGCTCTGGTTGCTGGGCTCGAGTCCGAACAGTGCAGACATGGCAGCGAGAAACGGCTTGCCCTACGCGTTCGCCTCGCATTTTGCCCCACGCTTTTTGATGCAAGCGATCGAGCACTATCGATCGACCTTTCGTCCCTCAGCGGTGCTCGACAGGCCGTACGTGATCGCGGGTGCCAATGTCTTTGCGGCACCCGATCGCGCCGAGGCAGAGTTCCTGGCCAGCTCCCACCAGCACTGGGTCCACGATCTCTATAGCGGCAAGCCAGGGCCGCTGCCGCTGCCCACAGAAGGCTTCATGCGGGGATTGTCCGACTACGAACGGCACAACCTGTTCCAGGCCATGTCCTGCACCGCCGTGGGCGATGTCGAAGACGTGGGTAACTGGCTTCGACAGTTCATTGCCACAACGCAGGCGGACGAAGTCATCATCGACGCGCGGATTCATGACAGTCAGGCGCGCTGCCTTTCCTACCAACTCGCCGCCGAGTCGATTGGCGATCTGCTGGACTGA
- a CDS encoding winged helix-turn-helix domain-containing protein: MADEGLKVSQNNPRDDSRSAAPLTDLDALIKAIAHLARRDILEWLKQPHKYFPEQHHGMELGVCLSEIARRCGLSQSTVSTHMAQLKRAGLVEMQSAGTFRFFKRNEAAITLFLQSLAQHLEASAPDNDR; this comes from the coding sequence ATGGCTGATGAGGGTCTGAAGGTGTCACAGAATAATCCGCGTGACGACTCTAGAAGTGCGGCGCCGCTGACCGACCTGGACGCGCTGATAAAGGCTATCGCGCACCTCGCGAGGCGAGACATTCTCGAATGGCTCAAGCAGCCGCACAAGTATTTCCCGGAGCAACACCACGGGATGGAGCTTGGCGTCTGCTTGAGTGAGATCGCACGGCGTTGCGGACTGTCGCAATCAACGGTTTCAACGCATATGGCGCAATTGAAACGCGCGGGGCTGGTAGAGATGCAAAGCGCAGGGACTTTCCGTTTCTTCAAACGTAATGAGGCGGCAATCACGTTGTTTTTGCAAAGCCTGGCACAGCATCTGGAGGCATCAGCACCCGATAATGACCGTTAG
- the frmR gene encoding formaldehyde-responsive transcriptional repressor FrmR — MPHTPEEKKRVLARIRRVRGQLDALETALTEGAECGPVLQQIAAMRGAVNGLMAGVLESHLREEFTGLDDATQAQKSSIDEVISLIRTYLK, encoded by the coding sequence ATGCCGCACACACCAGAAGAGAAAAAACGTGTTCTTGCACGTATTCGCCGCGTCCGCGGACAACTGGACGCCTTGGAAACGGCGCTGACAGAAGGTGCTGAATGCGGTCCGGTGCTTCAGCAGATAGCCGCAATGCGTGGCGCCGTGAACGGCTTGATGGCAGGGGTGCTGGAGAGCCATCTGCGAGAAGAGTTCACCGGTCTGGATGACGCCACGCAGGCCCAAAAGTCTTCAATAGACGAAGTCATTTCCTTGATCAGGACTTATTTGAAGTAA
- a CDS encoding membrane-bound PQQ-dependent dehydrogenase, glucose/quinate/shikimate family yields MGLRLYTVILGIILLVAGAYLVYGGGQLIGLGGSFYYLPAGIALILVAVLLLRCDPRALYLFGAFFIVTLVWAFVEAGLQFWPLAARLGMFAVLGMFIALCTPALAKAQGKVDARLCGVSYASAAVLGIALIAAFINAFSPIWLVKPGNAPSAATDYSDSTDQHRSVGFGRTPSGENFAPDKQITLDNVSSLQVAWTLRSGDVTFNGAENQNSPLQIGNTLYPCTPTNQVMAVRGDTGEVLWRFDPKVTVKSAAGWMRCRSLAYMEVADLPDGAPGKTRVYLTTGDMRLIALDAKTGQPVADFGENGTVFLATGMGAVIPGFYNPTSGPVLAGKNLIVGGWVMDNQSTDEPSGVVRAFDAVTGKLAWAWDVGRPGQPNPPAPGTSYTRSTPNMWATPTFDAELNTVYLPTGNGTPDMFGGKRSPETDRVSTSVVALDASTGQERWTYQLVHHDIWDYDLPSKPVLYDMPDGKGGRIPALIQASKNGEIFVLDRRTGVPITKVEERPVPGDGVAGERLSKTQPYSVGMPSMRDTVLSEAKMWGITPLDQLSCRIQFKKLYYAGDYTPPQMEWFLQNPSWFGTTNWGGQSIDKRHDLMIVNDMRVMMKGRLLTRDQQIQRARESGKTDHNVGGVVPMDNTPYGAERGMVQSVLGVPCTTPPFGTMAAIDMKTRKVLWQRSLGTPEQFGPLGLKTHLPIELGMPTLGGATTTASGLIFFSATSDYYLRALNALTGEVVWKSPLPVGAGATPLVFTSPKDGRQYVVVTAGGTRAAPDHGDYIIAFALPNK; encoded by the coding sequence ATGGGGTTGAGGCTTTATACCGTTATTCTGGGAATAATCCTCTTGGTAGCAGGTGCCTACCTGGTCTACGGAGGCGGCCAACTGATCGGTTTGGGCGGGTCGTTTTACTATCTGCCTGCGGGCATCGCGTTGATCCTCGTTGCGGTGCTGTTGCTGCGGTGTGATCCGCGAGCGCTGTATCTGTTTGGTGCGTTTTTTATCGTTACCCTCGTCTGGGCGTTCGTCGAAGCCGGCCTGCAGTTTTGGCCCCTCGCTGCGCGGCTGGGCATGTTCGCGGTCCTGGGGATGTTCATCGCGCTGTGCACGCCGGCGTTGGCCAAGGCGCAGGGCAAGGTGGACGCGCGATTGTGTGGAGTTTCCTACGCCAGCGCCGCGGTACTTGGCATTGCGCTGATCGCAGCGTTCATCAACGCGTTCAGTCCCATCTGGTTGGTCAAGCCGGGTAATGCTCCCTCAGCGGCGACCGACTACAGCGACTCGACCGATCAACACCGGTCGGTCGGTTTTGGTCGGACGCCCTCTGGCGAGAACTTCGCCCCGGACAAGCAGATAACGCTGGATAACGTCAGCAGCTTGCAAGTGGCCTGGACGCTACGCAGCGGTGACGTGACCTTCAATGGCGCCGAAAACCAGAATTCGCCGCTGCAGATCGGCAATACCTTGTACCCCTGCACCCCGACCAACCAGGTGATGGCGGTACGCGGCGATACGGGGGAAGTGCTGTGGCGCTTCGATCCCAAGGTGACAGTTAAAAGCGCGGCCGGCTGGATGCGCTGCCGTTCGTTGGCGTACATGGAGGTCGCCGATCTACCCGATGGGGCGCCCGGCAAGACACGGGTATACCTCACCACCGGTGACATGCGCCTGATTGCCCTGGACGCGAAAACCGGTCAGCCGGTGGCCGACTTTGGCGAAAACGGCACCGTATTCCTGGCCACCGGCATGGGCGCGGTGATTCCCGGGTTTTATAACCCGACCTCGGGCCCGGTGCTTGCTGGCAAGAACCTCATCGTCGGCGGCTGGGTCATGGACAACCAATCCACCGACGAGCCTTCCGGGGTGGTGCGAGCATTCGACGCCGTGACCGGCAAGCTCGCCTGGGCGTGGGACGTCGGCCGCCCCGGTCAGCCGAATCCGCCGGCACCGGGGACCAGCTACACCCGCAGCACGCCGAACATGTGGGCGACGCCGACGTTCGACGCCGAGCTGAACACGGTGTATCTGCCAACCGGTAACGGCACCCCGGATATGTTCGGCGGCAAGCGCTCGCCCGAGACGGATCGCGTCAGCACTTCGGTGGTCGCGCTGGATGCCAGTACCGGCCAGGAGCGTTGGACTTACCAGCTCGTGCACCACGATATCTGGGATTACGATCTGCCTTCCAAGCCTGTGCTCTACGACATGCCGGATGGCAAAGGCGGACGTATCCCGGCGCTGATCCAGGCCAGCAAGAATGGCGAGATCTTCGTGCTGGACCGCCGCACCGGCGTACCGATCACCAAGGTCGAGGAACGCCCCGTACCAGGCGATGGCGTAGCGGGCGAACGTTTGTCCAAGACCCAGCCTTACTCGGTGGGCATGCCGAGCATGCGTGACACGGTGCTCAGCGAAGCGAAAATGTGGGGCATCACCCCGCTGGATCAGTTGAGCTGCCGAATCCAGTTCAAGAAGCTCTACTATGCCGGCGACTACACACCGCCGCAGATGGAATGGTTTCTTCAGAACCCGTCATGGTTCGGTACCACCAACTGGGGTGGCCAGTCGATCGACAAACGTCACGACCTGATGATCGTCAACGACATGCGCGTGATGATGAAAGGGCGCTTGCTGACTCGCGATCAGCAAATCCAGCGCGCACGTGAGTCGGGCAAAACCGACCACAACGTCGGTGGTGTCGTGCCGATGGACAACACGCCATATGGTGCCGAACGTGGCATGGTGCAGTCGGTCCTGGGTGTACCGTGTACTACTCCACCGTTCGGCACTATGGCGGCCATCGACATGAAAACTCGAAAAGTGCTCTGGCAGCGCTCGTTAGGGACTCCGGAGCAGTTCGGGCCGCTGGGGCTCAAGACTCACCTGCCGATCGAACTGGGCATGCCGACGCTGGGCGGCGCCACCACCACCGCTTCAGGGCTGATCTTCTTCTCCGCGACTTCGGACTATTACCTGCGTGCATTGAATGCACTGACGGGGGAGGTCGTATGGAAAAGTCCGCTGCCGGTGGGCGCAGGGGCCACGCCACTGGTGTTCACCTCGCCTAAGGACGGTCGCCAATATGTCGTGGTTACCGCTGGAGGCACGCGCGCGGCGCCGGATCATGGCGACTACATCATTGCGTTTGCGCTGCCCAATAAGTAA
- a CDS encoding glutathione-independent formaldehyde dehydrogenase codes for MKAIVYNGPHDVSVRNVPDAKIEKPTDALVRITTTNICGSDLHMYEGRTSFETGRILGHENLGEVIEVGAGVDRVKVGDIVCLPFNIGCGFCENCEKGLTGYCLTVNPGSAGGAYGFADMGPYQGGQAELLRVPYADFNCLVLPEGAQEKENDYVMLSDIFPTGWHATELSGLLPGESIAIYGAGPVGLMAAHSAMIKGASQVFVVDSHPDRLALAAKLGATPINAVEKEAVEQILNLTEGKGTDRGCECVGYQCCDKHGHEANHLTMNNLVASTKPTGGIGVVGVFVPQDPGAENELAKQGKMAFDFGSFWFKGQQIRTGQANVKAYNRRLAKLIEHDRAKPSQIISHSLKLSEGPDAYKHFDARDDGWTKVVLKPGA; via the coding sequence ATGAAAGCAATCGTCTATAACGGCCCCCACGACGTCAGCGTTCGCAACGTTCCCGATGCCAAGATCGAAAAGCCCACCGATGCGCTGGTACGTATTACCACGACCAATATATGTGGGTCGGACCTGCATATGTATGAAGGCCGTACCAGCTTTGAGACCGGCAGAATTCTGGGTCACGAAAACCTCGGAGAGGTGATTGAAGTCGGGGCCGGTGTCGACCGCGTCAAAGTCGGAGACATCGTTTGCCTGCCTTTCAATATTGGCTGCGGTTTTTGCGAAAACTGCGAAAAAGGCCTCACCGGTTACTGTTTGACCGTCAACCCCGGTAGTGCCGGGGGCGCTTATGGCTTCGCCGACATGGGGCCGTATCAGGGTGGCCAGGCCGAGTTGCTGCGTGTGCCCTATGCCGATTTCAACTGCCTGGTGTTGCCGGAAGGCGCTCAGGAGAAAGAAAACGATTACGTCATGCTTTCGGATATTTTTCCCACGGGCTGGCATGCCACCGAGCTCTCGGGACTGTTGCCTGGCGAAAGTATCGCTATTTACGGCGCCGGTCCGGTAGGACTGATGGCGGCCCATTCAGCAATGATCAAGGGTGCGTCGCAAGTGTTTGTGGTTGACAGCCACCCTGACCGCCTGGCGCTGGCCGCCAAGCTGGGCGCTACCCCGATCAACGCGGTGGAAAAAGAAGCGGTCGAGCAGATTCTGAATCTGACCGAGGGTAAAGGTACCGACCGTGGCTGCGAATGCGTCGGCTATCAGTGCTGCGACAAACACGGCCATGAAGCCAATCACCTGACCATGAACAATCTGGTGGCGTCCACCAAACCCACCGGCGGGATAGGCGTCGTTGGGGTATTCGTACCACAGGACCCGGGGGCGGAAAACGAACTGGCCAAGCAAGGCAAGATGGCGTTCGACTTCGGTTCGTTCTGGTTCAAGGGTCAGCAGATCCGTACCGGGCAGGCCAACGTCAAAGCCTATAACCGCCGGTTGGCCAAGCTGATCGAGCATGACCGTGCCAAGCCTTCGCAGATTATTTCCCATAGCCTGAAGTTGTCCGAAGGGCCTGACGCCTACAAGCACTTCGATGCCCGTGATGATGGATGGACCAAGGTTGTCCTCAAGCCAGGCGCGTAA
- a CDS encoding LysR family transcriptional regulator, with protein MNRNELRKSDINLMVIFEALIQEQNVTRVAEKLHLGQPTVSTALARLRKEFGDPLFVRIGHRMEPTRRAEEIFRHLSPALDSLATALSHAYQFDPLQSRLTFKIGLSDDVEFALLPRFLQALRTEAPHVIVIIQHADYWRIPDLLASGEITVGITETRELPANAKRKLLRRIEPRILRADNSDTPLTLDEFCARPHVQVSYTANVHGIVDEYLASIGRERRVVLSIPQFSSLPAALKGTDLLASCPDYAAKALLEWGNLRDEPCPFAVSTMELSMVWLSLTDNDPAERWLRTRLEQYMGNLSTSGAP; from the coding sequence ATGAATCGAAACGAATTACGAAAATCCGACATCAACTTGATGGTCATTTTCGAAGCGCTCATCCAGGAACAGAACGTCACCCGGGTCGCTGAGAAGCTGCACCTCGGCCAGCCCACCGTGAGCACGGCGTTGGCGCGCTTGCGAAAGGAGTTCGGCGATCCGCTGTTCGTCCGCATCGGGCATCGCATGGAACCCACGCGACGTGCCGAAGAAATCTTCCGGCACCTGTCGCCGGCCTTGGATTCGCTGGCCACGGCGCTCAGCCACGCTTACCAGTTCGACCCACTGCAAAGCCGCCTGACCTTCAAGATCGGGCTCTCCGACGACGTCGAATTCGCGCTGCTGCCGCGCTTTCTGCAAGCGCTGCGCACCGAAGCCCCCCACGTCATCGTGATCATCCAGCATGCGGACTACTGGCGCATTCCCGATCTGCTGGCATCGGGGGAAATTACCGTCGGCATCACCGAGACCCGTGAACTGCCGGCTAACGCCAAGCGCAAGCTGCTCAGACGCATCGAACCGCGCATTCTGCGCGCCGACAACAGCGATACGCCCCTGACACTGGACGAGTTCTGTGCCCGCCCGCACGTTCAGGTGTCCTACACGGCCAATGTTCACGGCATTGTCGACGAATACCTGGCCAGCATTGGCCGCGAGCGCAGGGTGGTGCTGTCCATCCCGCAGTTCAGCTCATTGCCAGCGGCACTCAAGGGTACTGACTTGCTGGCAAGTTGCCCGGACTACGCAGCGAAAGCACTGCTGGAATGGGGTAATCTGCGCGACGAACCCTGCCCATTTGCAGTCTCCACCATGGAGTTGTCCATGGTCTGGCTGAGCCTGACCGACAACGATCCAGCCGAGCGCTGGTTGCGCACCCGACTGGAGCAATACATGGGCAACCTGAGCACCAGCGGCGCGCCCTGA
- the cptA gene encoding phosphoethanolamine transferase CptA — protein MGNPRPPMRLAPLVAIIGPDGSGKTTTAHYLCAQIPNSQYAYLGLGSGALGLKIRQWPLVGPLIERYLTAKAGRARTPGERIPGPFTAAVIYWFGRRRMGRFLRMLQVRESGRLVICDRYPQVQIAGLNDGPGLSAASATGWLTAWLARRERELYIEMAHIPPTLVIRLNVDARTAWARKPDHDLALIERKVAANAALKFPGGGGSSRSMRDCPKPRSKPSASSSSKGWSIRPFDFPQISNRRLHALNNTKPFQSPSVPGADAALPRRYSNTRSLARMYLFFWYFSGPLQLLIFHAGVAGLKGFWQASAVSLLWLIPPLLLPRWTRPIVGITGLLLWMCSLTALAYFLIYGQEFSQSAIFIMFDSNMNESSEYISQYFSWSKAAALLAYTLIALVLWVRVRPVAFSSRARIVLCLVIAFVSVGYSAIHELRKRGDLDMRIGKFEQNLQSAAPWQMVIGYTQYRQQLTDMGQMFDNWKAIPPLQHLVDSNAAQPATLVLVIGESTDRQRMSLYGYPRQTTPQLDALRPELDVFDNVVAPRPYTIEVLQQVLTFADQTHPDLYLSTPSLISMMKQAGYKTFWITNQQTMTQRNTMLTTFSKQADEQVYLNNNRDQNSTSQYDDDVLEPFAHVLQDKAPRKLIIVHLLGTHMDYRYRYPKDYARFKDSAQVPPYVTGKKLHKYNDCDNAVLYNDHVVSSLIDRFKGSDPRGFLLYLSDHGESVYDPVAPHMLGRNEQAPTRPMYTVPFLVWRSPSWKQDHPLDLHDALHREWTTSHFIHTWADLAGLRFDTFEPWKSLVNPAYQRGQLLIGDPRQPAKLRDFDTLEKAP, from the coding sequence ATGGGCAATCCTCGCCCCCCAATGCGGCTGGCCCCGCTGGTTGCCATCATCGGGCCGGACGGTTCCGGCAAGACCACCACGGCCCACTACCTGTGTGCGCAGATTCCCAATAGCCAGTACGCCTACCTGGGCCTGGGTTCAGGGGCCTTGGGGCTGAAAATTCGCCAGTGGCCCCTGGTCGGACCGTTGATCGAGCGCTATCTCACCGCCAAGGCGGGCCGAGCGCGTACGCCTGGGGAGCGGATTCCCGGGCCCTTCACGGCAGCGGTCATCTACTGGTTTGGTCGGCGGCGAATGGGCCGCTTCCTGCGCATGCTGCAGGTGCGCGAAAGTGGCCGCTTGGTGATCTGTGATCGCTACCCGCAAGTGCAAATCGCCGGACTCAACGATGGTCCGGGGTTATCTGCCGCCAGCGCTACCGGCTGGCTGACCGCGTGGCTGGCCCGACGCGAGCGGGAACTGTACATCGAGATGGCCCATATACCGCCCACCCTCGTCATCCGCCTCAATGTGGACGCTCGCACCGCCTGGGCGCGCAAGCCCGACCATGATCTAGCCCTGATCGAACGCAAGGTCGCCGCTAACGCTGCGTTGAAGTTTCCGGGGGGGGGCGGGTCGTCGAGGTCGATGCGCGATTGCCCCAAGCCCAGGTCCAAGCCATCTGCCAGCAGCTCATCGAAAGGCTGGTCGATCAGACCCTTTGATTTCCCTCAAATCTCGAATCGCAGGTTGCATGCGTTGAACAACACTAAGCCCTTCCAAAGCCCAAGCGTTCCGGGTGCTGATGCCGCGCTGCCCAGACGTTACTCCAACACCCGTTCGCTGGCCCGTATGTACCTGTTCTTCTGGTACTTTTCCGGGCCCCTGCAATTATTGATCTTCCATGCCGGTGTCGCTGGGCTCAAGGGCTTCTGGCAGGCCAGTGCCGTGAGTCTGCTGTGGCTGATCCCGCCGCTGCTGTTGCCGCGCTGGACGCGGCCCATCGTGGGGATCACAGGGCTATTGTTGTGGATGTGTTCGCTGACGGCGCTGGCTTATTTTCTGATCTATGGCCAGGAGTTTTCCCAGAGCGCGATCTTCATCATGTTCGACTCGAACATGAACGAGTCCAGCGAGTATATTTCCCAGTACTTCTCCTGGTCGAAGGCGGCCGCACTGTTGGCCTATACCCTCATCGCGCTGGTGCTGTGGGTCAGGGTGCGCCCAGTAGCATTTTCCAGCCGCGCCAGGATTGTCCTGTGCCTGGTGATCGCGTTCGTGTCGGTGGGCTATTCGGCTATTCATGAGTTGCGCAAGCGTGGCGACCTGGACATGCGCATTGGCAAGTTCGAACAGAACCTGCAATCGGCGGCGCCCTGGCAGATGGTCATCGGCTACACGCAGTATCGCCAGCAGCTGACTGACATGGGGCAGATGTTCGATAACTGGAAAGCCATCCCGCCCCTGCAGCATCTGGTCGATAGCAACGCCGCGCAACCCGCGACGCTGGTCCTGGTGATCGGCGAGTCGACTGACCGCCAGCGCATGAGTCTGTACGGTTACCCGCGCCAGACCACCCCGCAACTTGACGCCCTGCGCCCCGAGCTGGATGTGTTCGATAACGTCGTCGCGCCACGCCCCTACACCATCGAAGTGCTGCAGCAGGTGCTGACGTTCGCTGACCAAACGCATCCAGACCTGTACCTGAGCACGCCATCGTTGATCAGCATGATGAAGCAGGCGGGCTACAAGACGTTCTGGATCACCAATCAGCAGACCATGACCCAGCGCAACACCATGCTCACGACCTTCTCCAAACAGGCAGACGAGCAGGTCTACCTGAACAACAACCGGGACCAGAATTCCACCAGCCAGTACGACGACGATGTGCTGGAACCCTTTGCCCATGTGCTCCAGGACAAGGCGCCGCGCAAGCTGATCATCGTGCACCTGTTGGGGACCCATATGGACTATCGCTATCGGTATCCCAAAGACTACGCACGCTTCAAGGACAGCGCGCAGGTACCGCCTTACGTCACCGGCAAGAAGCTGCACAAGTACAACGATTGCGACAACGCCGTGTTGTACAACGATCACGTCGTGAGTTCGTTGATCGACCGCTTCAAGGGCTCAGACCCCCGCGGCTTCCTGCTCTACCTGTCCGATCATGGCGAGTCGGTCTACGACCCCGTCGCGCCGCACATGCTGGGACGTAACGAGCAAGCGCCCACCCGGCCAATGTACACCGTGCCGTTCCTGGTATGGCGTTCGCCGAGCTGGAAGCAGGACCACCCGCTCGATCTGCACGATGCGCTGCACCGGGAGTGGACCACGTCGCACTTCATCCACACCTGGGCGGATCTGGCAGGGCTGCGCTTCGACACGTTCGAACCGTGGAAAAGCTTGGTCAACCCCGCGTACCAGCGTGGCCAGCTGCTGATTGGCGACCCTCGACAACCGGCCAAGCTGCGCGACTTCGACACCCTGGAAAAGGCGCCGTAG
- a CDS encoding nucleoside triphosphate hydrolase — translation MNDKVRRWRRYQKMMALRRQGVAVIADRFPQIAVAKMKIDGPGLSDSPPGNALVRLLARCERLLYCYMVSYRPNVVIRLNVDLETAYKRKPDHRYTSLATKIALVPQLEYQGSPIIDLDSTQPLDEVIAQARQAISLHLSQRHAG, via the coding sequence TTGAATGATAAAGTGCGCCGCTGGCGGCGCTATCAGAAAATGATGGCGCTCAGGCGACAAGGCGTCGCGGTCATCGCCGATCGATTTCCGCAAATTGCCGTGGCCAAGATGAAAATCGACGGGCCTGGCCTCAGTGACTCGCCCCCTGGCAACGCGTTGGTTCGCTTGCTGGCGCGGTGTGAGCGGCTGTTGTACTGCTACATGGTCAGCTACCGCCCGAACGTGGTGATCCGTCTCAACGTCGATCTCGAAACGGCCTACAAGCGCAAGCCGGACCACCGCTATACATCGCTGGCCACCAAGATCGCCTTGGTACCGCAGTTGGAATACCAGGGCAGTCCGATCATCGATTTGGACAGCACGCAGCCGCTCGACGAAGTGATTGCGCAGGCCAGGCAGGCGATCAGTCTGCACCTGTCTCAACGGCATGCCGGGTGA
- a CDS encoding carboxymuconolactone decarboxylase family protein, giving the protein MANSTRSNDTISSVVEVDYPDFAKLPEAVRTKFESLPTKVNFFRMIGHSAGAFVPMIDLTNAVFRDLTISDYHKELLVLLVAAHEDVSYEWEQHISIAQVAGVRPDQFIAIAEERINDDKAFKEDEQVLLRFGKAILTNGKAPGVVFNHALQHFSVEELSDATIVIGYYRMVSNYLLTFNVETDAQKDGSWIKG; this is encoded by the coding sequence ATGGCCAATTCAACTCGTTCCAATGACACCATCAGTTCCGTTGTAGAAGTAGACTATCCAGACTTCGCCAAACTGCCTGAAGCCGTTCGCACGAAATTCGAGAGCCTGCCCACCAAGGTCAATTTCTTTCGAATGATAGGCCACAGCGCCGGCGCATTCGTGCCGATGATTGACCTGACCAATGCGGTATTCCGCGACCTGACGATCTCCGATTATCACAAGGAGCTGCTGGTTCTGCTGGTGGCCGCTCATGAAGATGTGAGCTACGAATGGGAGCAGCATATTTCCATCGCTCAAGTCGCAGGGGTTCGCCCGGATCAGTTCATCGCCATTGCTGAGGAGCGGATCAATGACGACAAGGCCTTCAAGGAGGACGAGCAGGTTCTGCTGCGGTTCGGCAAGGCCATTCTCACCAACGGCAAAGCGCCTGGCGTGGTGTTCAACCACGCCTTGCAGCACTTTTCGGTTGAAGAATTGAGTGATGCAACCATCGTGATCGGTTACTACCGAATGGTGTCCAATTATCTTCTGACATTCAATGTCGAGACGGATGCCCAAAAGGATGGCAGCTGGATCAAGGGCTGA